A stretch of the Metopolophium dirhodum isolate CAU chromosome 8, ASM1992520v1, whole genome shotgun sequence genome encodes the following:
- the LOC132951155 gene encoding trimethylguanosine synthase-like, translating to MRHLLFTNFDRGILLDTESFYSVCPEVLSYHIAKRCKNNIVLDPFCGAGGNIIQLAKTCKRVIACDIDPDKIRLARHNAEIYGVAHKIDFVVGDFFQIYPKLKADVVFMSPPWGGPGYSIEKSYSLTSMCDNYFGGGFGIFDIVKTIAPNIAFHMPKTTNILECMWLANDFGKVEIQQNIINGRLNSITAFYGDFH from the exons ATGAGGCACttgttatttacaaattttgatCGCGGTATTCTTTTGGACACAG aGAGCTTCTATTCGGTCTGTCCGGAGGTATTAAGCTATCATATAGCAAAGCGTTGTAAAAATAACATAGTGTTGGATCCTTTTTGTGGAGCTGgtggtaatattatacagctagcaaaaacatgcaaacgag ttataGCATGTGATATTGATCCAGATAAGATAAGATTAGCACGGCATAATGCTGAGATATATGGTGTTGctcataaaattgattttgtagttggtgacttttttcaaatttaccCAAAGTTAAAAGCAGATGTAGTATTTATGTCACCACCATGGGGAGGACCAGGATATTCAATTGAAAAAAGCTACAGTTTAACGTCTATGTGTGACAATTATTTCGGGGGAGGTTTtggtatttttgatattgttaaaaCTATTGCGCCTAATATTGCATTTCATATGCCGAAAACCACAAATATATTAGAA TGTATGTGGTTGGCAAATGATTTTGGTAAAGTGGAAATTcagcagaatattattaatgGAAGACTGAATTCAATCACAGCATTCTATGGAGACTTTCACTAA
- the LOC132951153 gene encoding uncharacterized protein LOC132951153 codes for MPYSESVSMNQDIPKTKGSLKWRRPKQSAGKTRFLEKPNFTSRTGKLVDVLYGPHHCNPRDDITLLCTYFEANKRHERLPKGSKSFVKNEISNVNFYSDKRKRRTTNIENEPSYMLQQYDKPSAKINAVLKDLGFVCNSDTMYTFYPSQICYYKDSQKHITRYGQKSYIAPKPKNSIGSSDGYNQNGRHQKPIRSKTYPENNRYNKNYKIEV; via the exons ATGCCGTATAGTGAATCCGTATCTATGAATCAGGATATTCCGAAAACAAAAGGTTCTCTGAAATGGAGAAGACCCAAGCAGTCCGCCGGCAAGACTCGTTTTTTGGAAAAGCCGAATTTTACTTCGCGTACCGGAAAACTGGTCGATGTGTTGTACGGGCCCCATCACTGCAACCCCAGAGACGACATAACTCTGCTGTGCACTTACTTCGAAGCAAATAaaag GCACGAAAGACTTCCAAAGGGGTCGAAAtcatttgtaaaaaatgaaatCTCTAATGTTAACTTCTATTCAGATAAACGCAAACGTCGTACTACTAATATTGAAAACGAACCAAGCTACATgtt acAACAGTACGATAAACCCTCGGCAAAAATTAATGCTGTTCTTAAAGATCTAGGTTTTGTGTGTAATAGTGatacaatgtatacattttatccaTCACAGATATGCTATTATAAAGACTCTCAAAAGCATATTACCAGATATGGTCAGAAAAGTTATATTGCACCAAAACCaaaa aattcaaTAGGTAGTTCTGATGGATATAATCAAAACGGAAGACATCAAAAGCCAATTCGCTCTAAAACATACCCGGAAAATAATCGTTACaacaaaaactacaaaattgaagtatga